One Chloroflexota bacterium DNA segment encodes these proteins:
- a CDS encoding FHA domain-containing protein: MAKQARFELFIDVYEKKQQVAQALTNMPTGELVESILKEFRRDFDFLGQNPDAYCLLKADGTVLSNNRTLDKQVSNKDRLIFSEAMPNMPADGQPMARRIYLREHPTGNSFRLHWQPAVIGRFDNQSNNDLLAVDLGSHPNGLRVSRRQFEITETGGHFYIESLSPNPTTITDSTGRPIQVDRRQVLQHGDLITLDRSQITFKVIISD; this comes from the coding sequence ATGGCTAAACAAGCCCGCTTTGAACTTTTCATCGATGTTTATGAAAAAAAGCAACAAGTTGCCCAAGCCCTCACCAACATGCCAACGGGCGAACTTGTTGAATCGATTCTGAAGGAATTTCGGCGTGATTTCGATTTTCTCGGCCAAAACCCCGATGCCTATTGCTTGCTGAAAGCTGATGGCACGGTTTTGAGCAATAATCGCACGCTCGATAAACAAGTATCCAATAAAGATCGCTTAATTTTTAGCGAAGCCATGCCGAATATGCCTGCTGACGGCCAACCAATGGCCCGGCGCATTTACCTACGCGAACATCCAACCGGCAATAGTTTTCGCTTACACTGGCAACCAGCAGTCATTGGCCGCTTCGATAATCAATCGAACAACGATCTTTTGGCAGTTGATTTGGGCAGCCATCCCAATGGCTTACGGGTTTCGCGTCGCCAATTTGAAATTACCGAAACTGGCGGCCATTTCTATATTGAAAGCCTTTCACCCAACCCAACCACGATCACCGATTCAACTGGGCGGCCAATTCAAGTCGATCGTCGCCAAGTGCTGCAACATGGCGATTTGATCACGCTTGATCGTAGCCAAATTACCTTTAAAGTGATTATCTCAGATTAG
- a CDS encoding WXG100 family type VII secretion target, with protein MAQDTVQAKYDELDQVASRFGKAADTTTAIFKSLENVANRLEGGDWQGDAQKAFSAEFRGEVQPAFNRLHTLFQQAQSTTLEIKKIFQQAEEEAAAPFRNGNGMGGGNNGTTGNGSGNGTAGDGGTGTGTGNTGDGGTGTGGSGSGPTFKGKVKVHTYDYKTKTGETKPQLKLGVSGALLEDKGDLLKVDGPIPYTLKGKYQVGYGEAGIGLGINGDKKFTIGPYVEGTVAKGELTNVYGDKNFGITETLEGKVLSVEGFAGLKDGSVGATIGGTLASVQATKGLNIAGVNVGVTAEVGLKAELGFSIGKETKIKLPFVSFGFSFGGAK; from the coding sequence ATGGCTCAAGACACCGTTCAGGCCAAGTACGACGAGTTGGATCAAGTTGCCAGCCGTTTTGGCAAAGCTGCTGACACCACCACCGCAATTTTCAAATCGCTTGAAAATGTGGCCAATCGGCTCGAAGGCGGCGATTGGCAGGGCGATGCCCAAAAGGCATTTAGCGCTGAATTTCGAGGTGAGGTTCAACCAGCCTTTAACCGCCTCCATACCCTGTTCCAACAAGCCCAAAGTACAACCTTAGAGATCAAAAAAATCTTCCAACAAGCCGAGGAAGAAGCTGCGGCCCCATTCCGCAATGGCAATGGCATGGGTGGTGGCAACAATGGCACGACTGGCAATGGCAGCGGCAATGGGACTGCTGGCGATGGTGGCACTGGCACGGGCACGGGCAACACTGGTGATGGTGGCACAGGCACGGGCGGCTCAGGCAGTGGCCCAACCTTCAAGGGTAAAGTTAAAGTTCATACCTACGATTACAAAACCAAAACTGGCGAAACCAAGCCACAACTCAAATTAGGCGTTAGCGGCGCATTACTCGAAGACAAAGGCGATCTACTTAAGGTTGATGGCCCGATTCCTTACACCCTCAAAGGCAAATACCAAGTTGGTTATGGCGAAGCTGGGATCGGCTTAGGGATCAATGGTGATAAGAAATTTACAATTGGGCCATATGTTGAAGGAACAGTCGCCAAAGGCGAACTAACCAATGTCTATGGTGACAAAAACTTTGGGATAACTGAGACCCTTGAAGGCAAAGTGCTTTCGGTCGAGGGTTTTGCTGGCCTCAAAGATGGCTCAGTTGGCGCAACCATCGGCGGCACCCTGGCCTCAGTTCAAGCCACCAAAGGTCTGAATATTGCTGGGGTAAACGTTGGGGTTACCGCCGAAGTTGGCCTCAAGGCCGAGCTTGGCTTTAGCATCGGTAAAGAAACCAAAATCAAATTACCATTTGTTTCGTTTGGCTTCTCGTTTGGCGGAGCAAAATAA